One stretch of Arthrobacter polaris DNA includes these proteins:
- a CDS encoding FAD-binding oxidoreductase → MEADVLIIGGGIAGLSLAWQLAPAVSVVVVEAEPTLAFHTSSRSARQMQPSYGPKPIAELTRRSISMVEKISAGLGCPIVMPRPLLTLGTLDEVAALVAANSNLVRLDHGETMKLSPDLYPEMFEAAALDSTAMEVDVPALFQYYRSQAVAAGAVVLTAAPVVSATPCQPTPCQPTPERPTPLEAGFQVMAGXYKIMAATVVNAAGAWADSVAGIFGVRVRGLVPYRRSVAIVSTAAAVDPAGPMVEPADGSXYYRPDGEHLLISPCESVPAPAGNAHVVDADITELIHRIDAVTTLGVTGVERSWTGLRTEPNDGLPVVGFDAQVPNXFWLAGQGGYGIQTSAALAALAAEMMVGKTAVGLRANTLNEADAELAAALXPQRAGLG, encoded by the coding sequence ATGGAAGCTGACGTTTTGATTATTGGTGGCGGAATTGCAGGACTGTCGTTGGCCTGGCAACTGGCGCCTGCAGTATCGGTGGTGGTGGTTGAAGCTGAACCAACACTGGCGTTTCATACCTCATCGCGGTCCGCCCGGCAGATGCAGCCCAGCTACGGCCCCAAGCCCATTGCGGAACTGACACGACGGAGCATTTCCATGGTGGAAAAGATTTCAGCNGGCCTTGGCTGCCCCATCGTGATGCCGCGCCCACTGCTCACACTGGGCACCTTGGATGAGGTCGCGGCACTGGTGGCCGCCAACTCGAACTTGGTGAGGCTGGATCATGGCGAAACCATGAAACTCAGTCCGGACCTGTACCCAGAGATGTTTGAAGCGGCTGCCCTGGATAGCACTGCCATGGAAGTTGATGTCCCGGCACTGTTTCAGTACTACCGTAGCCAGGCGGTGGCGGCCGGTGCTGTGGTGCTCACGGCGGCACCTGTGGTTTCGGCCACGCCGTGCCAACCCACGCCGTGCCAGCCCACGCCGGAGCGGCCTACGCCGTTGGAAGCCGGTTTTCAGGTCATGGCGGGGAANTACAAGATCATGGCTGCCACAGTGGTGAATGCCGCAGGTGCCTGGGCCGATTCCGTGGCTGGCATATTTGGTGTGCGCGTTCGGGGCTTGGTGCCGTATAGGCGCAGCGTGGCGATTGTTTCCACGGCTGCTGCGGTAGATCCGGCCGGGCCCATGGTGGAACCTGCCGACGGGTCCTTNTACTACCGGCCCGACGGCGAACACCTGCTGATCTCCCCGTGTGAGTCTGTTCCTGCNCCCGCGGGCAACGCGCACGTGGTGGATGCGGACATCACCGAACTGATCCACCGCATTGACGCCGTGACAACGTTGGGCGTGACNGGGGTGGAACGGTCATGGACGGGACTGCGAACAGAGCCCAATGACGGACTTCCAGTGGTGGGTTTCGATGCGCAGGTGCCGAACTTNTTCTGGCTGGCGGGCCAAGGCGGCTATGGCATTCAAACCTCAGCCGCCCTGGCAGCCCTGGCCGCGGAGATGATGGTGGGCAAGACTGCCGTAGGGTTGCGCGCCAATACCCTTAACGAGGCCGACGCTGAACTTGCCGCCGCGCTCAGNCCCCAGCGCGCTGGGCTGGGGTAG
- the tdh gene encoding L-threonine 3-dehydrogenase: protein MKALYKSGAHAGFELVDRPEPKTGPTDVKIKVSTTGLCGTDLHIQAWDAWAAATIKAPLIPGHEFYGVVVEVGAEVRNVKVGDRVSGEGHVVCGMCRNCRAGRRHMCINMESVGVQRDGAFAEFVVIPESNVWVHHDPSITDELGALFDPLGNAVHTALSFGLVGEDVLITGAGPIGLMAAAVARHAGARKIAITDVSEPRLAMAASXGADLAVNVATTRLKDAQAELGLREGFDVGMEMSGHPTALPEMIENMNHGGRIAMLGLPSESIDINWSKMVTHMLTLKGIYGREMYETWYTMSAMLCSNPVLRAAVSSVVTDRLPATEWEQAFAIAKSGQGGKVLLDWTVFS from the coding sequence ATGAAGGCACTCTACAAATCCGGTGCACATGCCGGGTTCGAACTCGTCGACCGCCCGGAACCTAAAACCGGGCCTACTGACGTGAAAATCAAGGTCAGCACCACCGGGCTGTGCGGCACTGACCTGCACATCCAGGCGTGGGATGCGTGGGCTGCGGCAACTATCAAGGCACCACTAATTCCCGGCCACGAATTTTACGGTGTGGTGGTGGAGGTAGGTGCTGAGGTCCGCAACGTCAAGGTCGGGGACAGGGTCTCCGGCGAGGGCCACGTGGTCTGCGGCATGTGCCGCAACTGCCGTGCCGGACGTCGCCACATGTGCATCAACATGGAATCGGTNGGGGTGCAGCGTGATGGTGCATTTGCTGAGTTTGTGGTGATCCCCGAATCGAACGTTTGGGTCCATCACGACCCGTCCATCACTGATGAGTTGGGCGCCCTCTTTGACCCACTGGGCAACGCCGTGCATACGGCACTGAGCTTTGGCCTGGTGGGAGAGGACGTACTGATCACCGGTGCCGGGCCCATTGGACTCATGGCCGCTGCCGTGGCACGCCACGCCGGTGCCCGCAAGATCGCTATCACTGATGTCTCAGAACCCCGGCTGGCCATGGCCGCCTCGATNGGGGCAGATCTGGCCGTCAACGTCGCCACCACACGGCTCAAGGACGCGCAGGCGGAGCTGGGACTGCGGGAGGGCTTTGACGTCGGCATGGAAATGTCCGGGCATCCCACGGCGCTGCCGGAGATGATAGAGAACATGAACCACGGCGGCCGGATTGCCATGTTGGGCCTGCCGAGCGAATCTATCGACATCAACTGGTCCAAAATGGTCACGCACATGCTCACACTCAAGGGCATCTACGGCCGCGAAATGTATGAAACGTGGTACACCATGAGCGCCATGCTCTGCTCCAACCCCGTGCTGCGTGCCGCAGTGTCCTCCGTGGTGACCGACCGCCTGCCCGCCACCGAATGGGAGCAGGCCTTTGCCATCGCCAAGTCCGGCCAAGGCGGCAAAGTGCTCCTGGACTGGACAGTCTTTTCCTAG
- a CDS encoding formylglycine-generating enzyme family protein, with product MPSDTAPIVPSDTAPSHTEALIPGGTFAMGDPFDEGYPGDGETXVHQVTVSSFSIDTTAVSNAGFAAFVDATGYRSESELYGTSAVFHLAVQAEKADILGTAAGTPWWLNVRGADWAHXAGPLSSWQDIPEHPVTQVSHTDALAYATWAGRALPTEAQWEYAARGGIAQARYPWGNELHGTGPGGETVHHCNIWQGTFPTVNTCEDGFLTTAPVNSFAPNGFGLYQTSGNVWEWCADWFLPKYYKSSLAMGTVENPTGPTIGRGKVMRGGSYLCHDSYCNRYRLAARSSNSXESASGNLGFRTVAAVTS from the coding sequence GTGCCCTCCGACACCGCACCTATCGTGCCCTCCGACACCGCACCTAGTCACACCGAAGCGCTGATTCCGGGCGGTACTTTTGCCATGGGCGACCCTTTCGATGAGGGCTACCCGGGCGACGGCGAAACCNCCGTCCACCAAGTCACTGTGTCCTCCTTTAGCATCGATACCACGGCCGTCAGCAACGCGGGGTTTGCCGCGTTCGTTGACGCCACCGGATACCGCAGTGAATCGGAGCTCTACGGCACCTCGGCCGTGTTCCATCTCGCTGTGCAAGCGGAGAAGGCTGACATTCTGGGCACAGCAGCGGGCACTCCATGGTGGCTGAATGTGCGCGGGGCAGATTGGGCGCACNCCGCCGGGCCGCTGTCCTCGTGGCAGGACATCCCCGAGCACCCCGTGACCCAGGTCTCGCATACCGATGCCCTCGCCTATGCCACGTGGGCTGGCCGGGCGTTGCCCACCGAAGCCCAGTGGGAGTATGCGGCCCGTGGCGGCATAGCCCAGGCCCGCTACCCGTGGGGCAATGAACTCCATGGCACCGGCCCCGGCGGGGAGACGGTACACCATTGCAATATTTGGCAGGGCACCTTTCCCACCGTCAATACGTGCGAGGACGGGTTCCTCACCACCGCTCCGGTGAACAGCTTCGCCCCGAACGGATTTGGCCTGTACCAAACCAGCGGCAACGTTTGGGAATGGTGCGCTGATTGGTTCTTGCCCAAGTATTACAAGAGCTCCCTGGCCATGGGAACCGTTGAGAATCCCACCGGGCCCACCATCGGGCGCGGCAAGGTGATGCGCGGCGGCTCTTACCTGTGTCACGATTCTTATTGCAACAGGTACAGACTGGCCGCCCGCAGCTCCAACTCCNCCGAGTCTGCCAGCGGCAATCTGGGGTTCAGGACAGTCGCTGCCGTAACCAGCTAA
- a CDS encoding amidohydrolase family protein — MSELISNIGELMTQDGEHGTLRDAAVVLEGERIAWIGPSSGAPAADTHTDAQGRAVLPGWVDSHTHLIFAGDRTAEFEARMAGESYSAGGIAVSVAATRAAGDYDLTRLGMGRVAEAVSQGTTYLETKTGYGLDVEHEARSARIASTVADEVTYLGAHLVPAGMDADEYTELVCTDMLAAVRPYAKWADVXCERGAFTPEQSRKVLAACRDAGLGLRVHGNQLGPGDGVKLAVEFGAASVDHVNFLTEQDISLLGQSWSGWDVSANAGRGSGVRGTVATVLPACDLSTRAPLAPAKDLLAAGVQIAMASNCNPGTSYTSSMAFCVTTAVLQMGLSVHQAVRAATYGGALALGRESGTDTDGQRAVGSLAVGHRADLHMLKAPSATHLAYRPGIPLTAAVWRAGVRAV, encoded by the coding sequence ATGAGTGAACTGATTAGCAACATTGGCGAATTGATGACCCAAGACGGTGAGCACGGGACGCTCCGTGATGCGGCCGTGGTGCTTGAAGGTGAACGAATCGCCTGGATTGGTCCCAGTAGCGGGGCNCCCGCCGCGGATACTCACACAGATGCGCAGGGCCGTGCCGTGCTCCCGGGCTGGGTGGATTCACACACGCACCTGATCTTTGCCGGAGACCGAACAGCGGAGTTTGAAGCGCGCATGGCNGGGGAAAGCTACAGTGCAGGCGGCATTGCCGTCTCCGTCGCGGCCACCAGAGCTGCCGGGGACTACGATCTCACCCGCTTGGGCATGGGCCGTGTGGCAGAAGCAGTATCGCAGGGAACCACCTATCTGGAGACNAAAACAGGGTACGGGCTCGATGTTGAGCATGAAGCCCGCAGTGCCCGCATCGCCTCCACGGTGGCCGATGAGGTCACCTACCTTGGTGCACACCTAGTCCCGGCGGGCATGGACGCCGACGAGTACACGGAGCTGGTCTGTACTGACATGCTTGCTGCCGTGCGCCCCTACGCGAAGTGGGCTGACGTCTTNTGCGAGCGCGGTGCCTTCACACCTGAACAGTCCCGCAAGGTGCTCGCCGCATGCCGAGATGCCGGGCTTGGTCTGCGCGTGCACGGGAATCAGCTGGGCCCGGGCGACGGCGTGAAACTGGCGGTGGAGTTCGGCGCGGCAAGCGTTGATCACGTCAATTTCCTGACGGAACAGGACATCTCACTCTTGGGGCAGTCATGGTCGGGGTGGGACGTGAGCGCTAATGCAGGGCGTGGATCTGGTGTGCGTGGAACCGTGGCCACGGTGTTGCCCGCCTGTGACCTTTCGACCCGGGCGCCGCTTGCGCCAGCCAAAGACCTTCTTGCAGCAGGNGTGCAGATCGCCATGGCCTCCAATTGCAACCCTGGTACCTCGTACACATCCTCCATGGCNTTTTGCGTCACCACGGCTGTGCTGCAGATGGGGCTCAGCGTGCACCAAGCAGTGCGGGCTGCAACATATGGCGGTGCACTGGCACTGGGCCGCGAATCCGGGACCGACACCGATGGCCAGCGTGCTGTTGGCTCCCTCGCCGTCGGTCATAGAGCTGATCTGCACATGCTCAAGGCGCCCTCTGCCACGCATCTGGCCTACCGTCCNGGGATTCCGTTGACGGCTGCCGTGTGGCGTGCCGGGGTCCGCGCAGTTTAG
- a CDS encoding LysE family translocator encodes MTFVSLVGFAGLCLMLALIPGPDTFLILRISLNRASAGITAAAGCGVGAVVWGALVGFGLAAILEQSAEVFRWLXIAGGLYLMYLGISALIRARKARKAGAVEGSSGQAPXRYSHGAAFGAGALSTLLNPKVGLFYLAVVPQFIPHGNNTLGTALILGLTLAIIGFLYLVAIAMVAYKTMKWLKXPKVNAVIERVSSSILAVLGAGVLASGATS; translated from the coding sequence ATGACGTTTGTTTCCCTTGTGGGTTTTGCCGGGCTGTGCCTGATGCTGGCATTGATTCCTGGCCCCGATACCTTCTTGATCCTGCGTATTTCGTTGAATAGGGCATCGGCCGGGATTACAGCCGCAGCAGGGTGTGGTGTTGGCGCCGTGGTGTGGGGAGCTTTGGTCGGCTTTGGTTTGGCGGCAATTTTGGAACAGTCAGCTGAGGTGTTCAGGTGGCTANAAATTGCTGGTGGACTGTACCTGATGTACTTGGGTATTTCAGCTCTGATCAGGGCCAGGAAAGCACGCAAGGCCGGAGCCGTTGAAGGCTCATCCGGCCAAGCACCCNTGAGGTACTCTCACGGCGCAGCCTTTGGCGCCGGGGCCTTATCAACCCTGCTCAACCCCAAGGTGGGACTGTTCTACCTTGCTGTAGTTCCGCAGTTCATTCCACACGGCAACAACACCCTTGGCACAGCGCTCATCCTGGGGCTAACGCTCGCCATCATCGGATTCCTCTACTTGGTTGCCATAGCCATGGTGGCGTACAAGACCATGAAGTGGCTGAAANAACCGAAGGTCAATGCCGTCATAGAGCGCGTCAGCAGCTCCATTTTGGCTGTGCTGGGAGCTGGCGTTTTGGCCTCCGGAGCCACCAGCTAG
- a CDS encoding phosphotransferase: protein MNAAGRSGLNPRITWEQLPVTVRAGVERVLGEAVVCAQSQQGGFSPGSADRVVLASGRRAFVKAVSSGSNATAAILHRREAATTRALPPGXXSPEFLGIYDDGTWVGLVLTDIDGRHPQEPWQNSEIAQVLDALAAIARLELNHDVPLPRYEESLRGAFQGWEKLASRPVAGIDPWVGERLEELAILAKDGVVALAGNSLVHGDLRTDNILLTAHGAVFLDWPWAAIGASWVDAFSVLLNVKTLDPHVSLDSWFASHPVFAGVSDHAITCVLAGWSGYFLDMSRRPDPPGIPTLRAFQSRQAGVLISWLRQRLS, encoded by the coding sequence ATGAACGCGGCCGGGCGCTCGGGGCTGAATCCGCGGATCACGTGGGAGCAGCTGCCGGTCACTGTGCGTGCAGGTGTGGAGCGTGTCTTGGGTGAAGCAGTAGTTTGCGCCCAGTCTCAGCAGGGCGGATTTTCCCCGGGATCAGCTGACCGGGTGGTGCTGGCCTCGGGCCGTCGCGCTTTCGTGAAAGCAGTCAGTTCCGGGAGCAATGCCACGGCCGCCATCTTGCACCGCCGCGAGGCCGCCACCACGAGGGCACTTCCGCCGGGGTTNNCCAGCCCTGAATTTCTGGGGATATACGACGACGGTACCTGGGTTGGGTTGGTCCTGACGGATATCGACGGGCGGCATCCACAGGAGCCCTGGCAGAACTCTGAGATAGCGCAAGTTCTTGACGCTTTGGCAGCAATTGCTCGGCTCGAACTGAACCATGACGTGCCCCTGCCGCGTTACGAAGAATCGCTGCGGGGAGCCTTTCAAGGGTGGGAAAAGTTGGCGTCACGGCCCGTGGCTGGGATCGATCCATGGGTNGGGGAGCGGCTTGAAGAGCTAGCGATTCTGGCCAAGGACGGTGTTGTGGCATTAGCTGGGAACTCCCTGGTCCACGGGGATCTGCGCACGGACAACATCTTATTAACAGCGCACGGTGCCGTGTTTCTGGATTGGCCATGGGCAGCAATTGGTGCGTCGTGGGTTGACGCGTTCAGCGTGCTGCTCAATGTCAAGACGCTGGATCCGCACGTCAGCCTTGACAGCTGGTTCGCCAGCCACCCCGTGTTCGCGGGNGTGAGCGATCACGCCATCACGTGCGTGCTGGCGGGCTGGAGCGGTTACTTCCTGGACATGTCCCGGCGCCCCGACCCGCCAGGCATTCCCACCCTGCGGGCCTTCCAAAGCAGGCAGGCGGGTGTGTTGATTAGCTGGTTACGGCAGCGACTGTCCTGA
- a CDS encoding LysR family transcriptional regulator — MDLHQLQILRELGELGSVKAVAETLSVTPSAVSQQISLLQRQVDIPLTRKDGRNLVLTDAGRVLANAGAEVATAMATAKAAIGAYQHDXRGTVTISGFHSAGQALXAPLVRRLAGMREAALGDPQSGFPTSQPALVSPADVPRLRLSDEDVAQQDFPALTARYDLVLAHRMDHSPQWPHSRVRAIPXAHEPLDIAVAANHPLAAKSTLSPQDVVAYPWVASRGGYSXADMLSAIGAVASQPVNVVHRINDYLAAAALVSTGEVIGLLPRYTSSPALNPGVVLRPLTGISTRRRIDLLARPENLKRASVMLVAGQLQAVMAELTXASKPTSGHRRRRYSPADMKRTPFALSAPGRRGAESANGVLS; from the coding sequence ATGGACCTTCATCAATTGCAAATACTGCGAGAGCTCGGAGAACTGGGCAGCGTCAAGGCGGTAGCAGAAACCCTGTCCGTCACGCCATCGGCCGTCTCCCAGCAAATCTCGCTGCTCCAGCGCCAGGTTGACATTCCACTGACGCGCAAGGATGGCAGGAATCTAGTCCTGACAGATGCCGGCCGGGTGCTGGCCAACGCTGGCGCTGAAGTTGCCACTGCCATGGCCACGGCCAAGGCCGCCATTGGCGCCTACCAGCATGACNGCCGGGGCACTGTGACGATCAGCGGCTTCCACAGCGCAGGGCAAGCGCTTNTCGCGCCACTTGTACGCCGGTTGGCCGGCATGCGAGAAGCCGCGTTGGGTGATCCTCAATCCGGGTTTCCCACCAGCCAGCCGGCCTTGGTGAGCCCTGCAGATGTGCCCCGGCTCAGGCTTTCGGACGAGGATGTGGCCCAACAGGACTTTCCCGCACTGACTGCCAGATACGATTTAGTGCTCGCGCACCGAATGGACCACAGCCCACAATGGCCGCATTCGCGTGTGCGCGCTATACCCNTGGCCCATGAACCCTTGGACATCGCCGTGGCGGCGAACCATCCGCTGGCAGCCAAGTCCACGCTGTCGCCCCAGGACGTGGTGGCCTACCCGTGGGTGGCCAGCCGTGGCGGCTATTCCNCCGCGGACATGCTCAGCGCCATTGGGGCTGTGGCTAGCCAGCCCGTCAATGTGGTGCACCGCATCAACGACTACTTGGCAGCGGCTGCACTGGTGTCTACGGGCGAGGTCATCGGCCTGCTGCCCAGGTACACCTCAAGCCCCGCCTTGAATCCGGGCGTGGTGCTGCGCCCGCTCACAGGCATCAGCACCCGGCGCCGCATAGATTTACTGGCCCGCCCGGAAAACCTCAAGCGTGCCTCGGTGATGCTGGTGGCTGGCCAATTGCAGGCCGTCATGGCCGAGCTGACGGNNGCGAGTAAGCCCACGTCAGGTCACCGCAGGCGGCGCTACTCACCCGCCGACATGAAAAGGACCCCGTTTGCGCTTTCGGCGCCCGGTAGACGGGGCGCCGAAAGCGCAAACGGGGTCCTTTCCTAG